Sequence from the Deinococcus yavapaiensis KR-236 genome:
TCACGCCGCTCGGTCCGTTGTCGAACGGCGGTCTGCTTTGGCTCGTCGAGGGGGACCGCGCGGGTTCCGGCATCGTCGAGGCGACGCGGCTCGACGGTGAGCCCCTCTCGCAAGCCATGATCGATTGGCTTCGGCGCACTTGGACGGACGAGTCGGCGAGCGCTTGACCTCGGCGGTCCTTCGCGCCGTGTGAGCGCACGGCGCCCGACCTTCACGTTGCAGGGTGCGGCTCAGCGGAAAGGCTTGCCGTCGAAGGTGAGGGTTGCGAGAAGTTTCTTGGCGCGGTTCGCGGCGTCCGTCGAAAGCTCGCCGTAGTACAACGAGGCGTTGTACTGCTGGCCGTCGTCGATCATCCACGCGACGAGGTCACGTGTCGCCTTGGCTTGCGCTTCCGTTCGGCCCGCATAGCGTTGCTCGCGGCGCAGCAGGACGTAGATGTAGTTGCTGATCGGGTAGGCGCGCGCGACCTTCGCGTAGGTGATGTTCGCCGTGCCGTCCGCCGTCACTTTCGAGTTCCCTGCCGCTTCGATGCTGCTTTCGGTGGGACGCACGAACGTTCCAGCGGCGTTTTGCACGTTGCCGAACGTGAGGCGATCCTTGAGTGCGCGTGACAAGCCCATATACCCGATCGCGCCGGGAATGGCTTGCACGGCCTTGGCGGACTTGTCTTCGCTGTCCGTGGCGGCGCCAACGGGCCAGTCGACGATGACGCTGTCGTTCACGCGCGCTTCCCACTCTCGCGACACTTTCGTCAGGTAGTTCGTGAAGATGGCGCTGTATCCGGAGGGATCCGAGCGGTAGACGGGGGTCACGAGAAGGTTCGGCAAGGTGACGCCCGGGTTCAGGCGCGCGATGCGCTCGTCGTTCCACGTTTTGATTCGCCCGAAGTAGATGTCGCTCAACACTCGCCCGTTGAAGTTCAAGGGGCGTTCGAGGCCCGGGACGTTGTACGTCATCACGACCGCGCTGAGCGCCACGGGAATGTGAAGGACGTCCTCGGCGTCCCGGACTTCCTCGTTTTCGTCAAGGGGAATGATCGCGGCGGCGAAGTCCACGCTGCGCGCCAAGATCGCTTTCTGCGCGGCGGGCGAGGTGCCGGGTTCGAAGTCGACCGTGGCGTTCGAGCGTTTTTGGTACTCGTTGAACATCTTCGTGAAGAGCGTCGTGGCCGCCGTGGTGGTGCTCGCCTTGATGGTGAGCGCACTGACGCTGGTGGTGGCGAGGGTCAACAGCACGGTGACGGACAGGTACTTCAGCATGAGGATCTCCTTGCGAAAGGGTGGGGGCACGTTGACGCCGATGGTGAAACGGGGGACACCACCCGTCGATCCGACGGGTGAGAGAGGACGTTCTTGCGGGTTGCTCTCGGGGCGTCGTCCGGTATTCGATGAAGCGGTTTGATAAAGGTCGTGAATCAGGTGGTGATGTTATGAATCGCTGCCGTGTCGAGCCTCCCGCTCGGTGATGGCATCGTGGCAGCGATTTTCTTACAAGAATCTCACTTTTGTAGCGTCCACAACGTGATGAAGCGAAATTAAATCGCGTTGGGCTACAAAGGAGACAATTTGTAGGACTTCAAACATCTGAAGAAAGAGCGGTTCGCTAAACTCGTCAATCTTTTTCCTTACGGGATCGATTTATGTGTAGGTCAAGAGGATGCTAGGGAAGCGATCTATTAGTAATAGTTGAACAGTTCTTTTACACATGGCATTTGCCTCGAGAAGACAGTCCAAAAATAGTGAGCGACGCCTTTCATCACAGTGCGCACACTTCTTGCGAGATGGGCACAGCGACCCTTTGCCCAGCGATCCCATGCAAGCGAGCGCTTCGCGACTCCTCGGTCGAGGCCGCACCCGAAAGCGACCGGCCGTCCACGAAGCCCAAGCATGTCGTCGAGCGACTCGAGTCAGACGATTCCGAACTCGGTGTGGTTCCTCGCAATGCGACCCTCGACGGGCAGCGTTCGGTAGGCGAGCGAAAGGCGCTTCAGCGCTTCTCGAAGTTCCGCTTCCGGAAGAGTGAACGGCAAGCGCAACTGTCGTTCGAAGAGTCCGTCCGCGCCGAAACGCGCGCCGGACGTGAGGCGCACGCCGTATCCTTCGGCGCGCGCGCAAAGGGCAGATCCCACGGGCGCGGGCAGCGAAGCCCACACGGACAATCCTCCCCGCGGCAACGAGAACGACCACTCGGGCAGCTGCTCGCGCAGGAACGCCGCGACGACGTCCCGCTGCGTTCGCAGCACCGTCCGCCGGGCCGTCAGGACGTCCTCGGCGTTCTCCAGCAGGATACTGGTCGCGAGTTGCTCCACGAGGGGCACGCCGAGATCGACCGCCGCCCGCGCGGTCATCACGCGGTCGACGACCTCGCGCGACGCCCGAATCCACCCGACGCGCAGCCCGCCCCAAAAGACCTTGCTGGCCGAACCGATCGTGACGACGTTCGCACGGTCGTCGACGGACGCCAGCGGCGGCGGCTTGTCACCGTCCAACGTCAGCTCCACGAGCGTTTCGTCGACGATCAGAGTTGTGCGGGTTCGTGCGGCGGCGAGCGCGACGAGCGCACGCTGCGTGTACGGCATTAAGTGTCCCGTGGGGTTGTGGTAGTCGGGGATGAGGTACGCGAGGCGTGGCGCGATCTGACGCATGGCGAGCGCCACGCCCTCCGCATCCCAACCCTCGTCGGTGAGCGCGACGGGAACGACGCGGCACCCGGCACCACGAAGCGCGTCGAGGGCGTGCGGGTACGTGGGTTGATCCACGAGGACACGATCACCCGGAGCGACGAGCGCGCGTAGCAACAGATGCAGCGCGTGCTGCGCGCCGAATGTCACGACAATCTGCTCCGGCGTCGTCGGCAGACCCCGTGCGGCGAAACGCGCCGCGATACGCGCGCGAAGCTCGGGCAGACCCGTCGGGGCGTAGCCGTGCGACGAGAGGTGCGCGGGCAAGACCTGCAGGGCAACTTCGTAGGCGCCCCGCAGGGCGACGGGCGGCGCGCTCAACGCGGCGTACGCCAAATCGAACATCTCGCCTCCCCGATCGGCCGCAACCAACGGTGTGTTCACGGGCGTCGCGTGCCGTGGCAAGGTGATGGTGCCGCGCGTGCCGTGCCGCGTGACGACGAAGCCCTCGTCACGCAAGGTGGTGTACGCCGCCGTGACGGTGGTGCGGCTCAGACGCAGAGCGGCGGCGAGATCACGCTCGCTCGGCAAGCGCGCGCCGAGCGGCAAACGCCCGTCGAGCACGGCTTGCCGCAAAGCTTGGGCGAGCTTGCGGTGCGTGGCCTCGCGACCGGGCGACAGGACCAAGGCTTCCGCGAGCAACGTCGCATTCAGATGGTGGTCGCGCATCAAGCCACTATCCGCAAAGTGGCCATGGAATACAAGTCCACAAAAGTGGAAGCTGGACGTATGCTCTTTCGCCGCTTGCTGCAACTGTACCTTGGCCTCGCGTTGTACGGAACGTCCATGGCGCTCATGGTTCACGCGAACCTCGGCCTCGACCCTTGGGACGTCTTCCATCAAGGTGTCGCCGCTCAGCTCGGCTGGTCGTTCGGCACGGTCGTCATCGTCACGGGCGCGCTCGTTTTGCTCGCCTGGATTCCGTTCAAGCAACGTCCCGGGCTCGGCACCCTCAGCAACGTCGTGGTGCTGGGCGTCGTCGCGGACGCCATGCTCGCGCTGCTACCGCCCGTTCCTTCGATCTTCGCGCGCGCCCTGCTGTTCACCGCCGGCCTCCTTCTCAACGCCGTCGCGACGGCCGCGTACATCGGCGCGCGCTTCGGCCCCGGCCCACGAGACGGCCTCATGACGGCCCTGGTGAAGCGCACGGGCGGGTCCGTACGATTGGTACGCACCTGCATAGAAGTGAGCGTGCTGCTGCTGGGGTGGGTTCTGGGTGGCGGCGTCGGCGTCGGCACGGTCGCGTACGCCTTATTGATCGGGCCGCTCGTCCAGCCCCTGCTGCCAATCCTGGACGCCACGCGGGCGAGCACGGCGCTTCCCGACGCTCCGGTCGCCACGTCGAGAAGCGCCTGAAGCGCGTCACCGGCATCGCCCTCGTGGCCAGCTCCTTTCGGGAAGCGACGGCCGCCCGTACGAATCACGACGCTCCGTCATCACGGCTGATTCGCTGTCCTCGCCGCTCAGCGTGACTCCACCTTCCCGAAACGTTCGAGACCCGCGAAGTGTTACGGCGAGTGGCGTGCAGTCCAGTTCCGTGCACGCCTTGTTCTCGGCAGATTCTTGGAACGCTGACAGCTCGCCACGTGTGCGGGTCTCTTCCAAAGCTCCCCCTGCTTTCGTGCGCCATGTACCATGCCCCGTGTCCCTCGCCGCACACTCCCAGAGCTTCGGCGAGCAGGTGCGCGGCGCCCTCGCTCGGCTCGACGCGCCGGGCGCCACCGTCACGCTTCTCACCGCCGAGAGTCGAGCGCCTTACGTCAGCGCCGGACGGGCGGACTCACACCGGGCACTGGAGGAGGACGCTCGCTTCCTCATTTACAGCGTCCCGAAAACGCTCATCGCCGCCGACTTGCTCACGTTCGTCGCAGAGGACCGACTTCTGGCCGCAAGTCGCCCGGGTCGTATTTGGCGAAGTCAGCAAGACCCGCAATCTCGACTTCGTAGAAGCCGAGCGCGCCCTCGGCGCAACGCGCGCGATTCACTACTGGGTTTCGCGGGGAGGCATGTACGTCGCGTCGTGCACCCGCTCTTACCATCCCGTGCGCGTTCCGGACAGCCTCCGCGAAACGCATCCGGCCGTGACTCACCTGCACATGGTCGACGCGACTCTCGCGAACAGCGACGATGCGGGCATCGACGGACTCGCGTCGCCCGACGTGGGCGTACTCGAAGCTGAAGTGAGCGTCACTGACCCCTGGTTGACGCGCGGCCTGCCCGACACCTTCGATATCGTTCCCTACAACGGCCCGTGCTTCCTGACCACGCCGACCATCACGAGCCTGCCCCTCGGTGAAGCGACTGGCGTGATTCGCGTGAAGCACCCCCTGGTCTCTTCACAGCGTGGGAAGCCTGCCCGGATCGCACGACACCCCGGGCGTCCAGCAGTACATCGCCCAGGGAGCGTACAACGTCATCACCGCACCGTTCAAAGGAAGGCATGTCAACCTTTTCTATTCGCACCCCGAGTTCGGCTTCGACGTCCTGCAACTCGGGTGGGGCCACAGCGTCCGTCTGCTCGCCAATGCCCTCGCCTTCCAGAGCGCGCGGCGGTCCACCCCGCTTTCTCCAAAGGCGCCGAACCGTACTCTCACGCGCAGTTCGTCGCCGACCTCGAGGGTTTGCGCCAGCAATTGAATCTCGGGAAGATCACCATTCTCGGCGGTTCCTACGGCGGCTTCATCGTCTTGGAGTACGTCCGCACCCACCCCGAGAATCTGCATGCCGTGATCTTGCGGGACACGGCCGCCAGCAACCGCTTCGAGGGCATCGCCAAACAGCGCGCCGCGCTCAAGACAGCGTCCTGCCCATGGATCCGGACAAGCTGCATCGCATCTTCACCGGTGAAGTTTTCAGCAACGACGACTTCCGTGACTGCTTCGAAATGATTCAGCCGCTTTACAACGTCGACTACGACCCCGAGGAAGGCGCGAAGCGGCTTGCGCGCATTCCCTTCCGGTACGAAACGCACAACTGGGCGTTCAGCCGCAACCAACGTCGGTACGATCTCGCCGAACGGCTACATGAAATCCAAGTGCCGATGCTCGTCACGGTGGGCCGTCATGACTGGATCACGCCACTCAAAACGTCCGAGGAAATCGCCGCGAACCTTCCGAACAGCGAACTCGTCATCTTCGAGAACAGTGGGCACTCTCCGCAACTCGAAGAGAAAGAACACTTCCTCGACGTCGTGAGGTCCTTCCTGGCTCGGCACGTTCCCGTGCCCACCCGAGGCTGATGATGCTGAACGGCATTCCTCCTTAGGAAACCGCGGAGCGCGCACGCACGTTCTTCACGCGCGTTCCCACCCTCGACGCCCTCGTGCTGTTCGACGATCAGTACATCCTGTTCTACACGAGCTTCGCGTTCTTTCCGACCGAACGGCCCATCGCCCTGACCGTCACCGTCGACGGGGAACGCGCCCTGTTCGTTCCACGCCTCGAAGGCGATCACGCCCGGCAGGTCAGTCAGGCCGAACACGTCGAGAGTTACCGGGAGTTTCCGGACGAACGACACCCTCTGCTGCAACTCGCGGACGTCCTGACGAACTTGGGATTGCGTTTTGCGCCCATCGGCTTGAACCACGACGTGACCCGCCGGTCATGGGGTACTTGGGACCTCTGCTGTCCGAGGTGTTGCCCGGCGCGCGACGTCACCGTGCGCATCGCGAGGTGAATCGCCAAATGGCCTTGAAAATACCCCTCGACCTCGACTTGATTCGCGAAAGCTGCCGTTCGGGGCACCGAGCGCACGAACTGCTTCAGCAGTACACCCGTCCCGGCTTGACCGAAACGGAAGTGCCGGACCGTGCCACCTCAAAAGCCACGGCGGAAATGACGCGCGCGTGCGCGCCGCACTCCAGCGGCGGAAACAAGTGGATTAGGGGTCCCTGACAATGTACCGCGGCCAGATCGGTCGAAACGGCGCACTGCCGCACGCCATGAACATCAACGCGACCTTTCAACTGGGAGACACCTTGGTGACCGGGGCTGGCGCGGCCGTTTGGGGTTACCTTAGTGAACTCGAACGCACGATGTTCCTAGGCGAACCCGCACCTCAGCCACGTCAATACTTCGATCTGATGGTGGGTGCCCAAGACACCGCGTTCGCACGACTTCATCCCGGTGCCACCCGCACTCAAGTCGACCGCGCCGTGCGTGACTACTTCGATCATCACGGCATTACCAATTTGTGGCGTCACCACACGGGACACGGTCTCGGTCAACGGATTCACGAAAGCCCCTTTCTGGACCTCGGGGACGACACACCTCTCGAGCTGGGTATGGTGCTGAGTGTCCAGCCCGGCTCGTACGACCCCGCGTGGGGCGGCTTCCGACACTCCGACGCGGTGCTCATCACACCCACGGGCATGGAGCTCCTCACCATCTACCCGCGCGATTTGCAGAGCCTCATCCTCGCCTGAGCTTCGCGGCAAGGGTGATGCGAGCCGAGCCTGGGCAACTCGAGAGCCTGCACCTCACGCCCGTACCACCAAATTCGACTCGGCGACACGGACGTGAGGTGTCCGACACGCAGACGATGTTCGATAACGCGCCCTGGGGCTGGAAGTAGGCGGAAAGCTCGACGGGAAGAGCGTGAACCTCGCGCCACTCGAGCTGCATGATATGGTCAAGTTCAACAAGACGCTCTAGGCGGTCAGGCTCTGACCTTGGGCTGCGTTCATTCACCACTGGGATGATCGCAGCCTCACCCTTGAACTCCTTTCGAGGCTTTTATTTCGGCCTTGCGAACCGAACCCCGTGAACGTGTCTAGGATGATTTTGTACGGCGTCAGTGGGACTGGGGCGAGATCGATCGTGGCAATGTGCCGTTCGACGGCTTGTGTGATCTCGCCTCGATAATGCCCATCGGGATCGACGGCTTTTGCCTGAAGTGACGAAAGCCCGCTAGCTGTCGACGAGTAAAGCGTCGAGTTTGGCGAGCAGGGATTCGACGGCTTGACGCTTTTTCGGGGGAAGCGCGGCGACGCGGTCCCATCGCCGCAATGCGCTTTGCACTCGCCGTACCTGCTCGGGCACGTCGCTTGGCGGCGCCTCGCGAGCGGCGGCACGCTTGATGTCTTCGAGGCTGGCGCCGCTCGCGGCGAGGGCGAGCAACTCGGCGCGGCGCGCTTCGTCGGGGGTGGAAGCGATGAGGCGCCCTTTGGTGTAGTCGAGCCCGCCGCGCATCGCAGCCAGGACGTCCTCGGGGAACTTGAGGATGGGAAGGTGGTGCACGAGGTATGTTTGCCAAGTCCCTCCGATGACCTCGAAGAGGCGCTCGAGCGTGGCGAGGTCGCGGGCAGCGTCGTCGGTGGCAGTCTCCCCTTTTCGAAGCGACGCCCGGAGCGCGCTGAGTCGCGCCGGCACTTGTTCGGTTGGCACGTCGAGTCGCGTGGCGATGAGGCGCGCGGTCGCGTCCGTTCGGTCGACCGGATCGAGATCCGCGCGTTGCAAGTTCTCGACGATGGCGACTTCGAGGGCGGCGCGATCGTCGAGTTCACGCACGAGGACCGGGACTTCCGTGAGGCCGGCGCGGCGCGCGGCGCGCCAGCGCCTCTCCCCTGCTACGATCTCGTACCCGCCAGATGTTTTGCGCGCGAGCAGCGGTTGCAGCACGCCACGTGCCTTCAGAGACGCGGCGAGCTCCTCAAGGGCCGCCTCGTCGAAGTGTCTGCGCGGTTGGTTGGGCATCGGCTTGAGGTCGTCGACGAGGACGTTGACGACTTCGGAAGGAGCTTCCCTGCCCACATCGCCGATGATGGAGGCGAAGACACCTTTGCGGTCGAGGGTACGCTTCGATTTAGTGGACACGCGCGCCCTCCACGGCGGTGACGAGTTCTTGGGCGGTGCGGCGAATCTCGTGGTCGGCAGGCGAGTTCGGCGCGAAGAGTCCGACGGGCTCTCCGGCGGCTTGCGCGTCGTTGACCATTGGGCGGTATGACATCGGACTCGCGAGGGGCGTCAGTTGGGCTTGCAGCGCCTCCAGAACGGCGCGGGCATGCTGCGTGCGACTGTCGTAGACCGTCGGGACGTACAGGCCGACGGCGAGCGCAGGGGAGAGCTTGCGGTACTTTTTTGCCATCGCGTCGACGGTGGCGAGACCTTTGATCCCCTTCCAGTTGACGGGAACGGGAACGATCAAGCGGTCGGCGGCGATGCAGGCGAGGGCCGAGAGTTGACCGAGACTCGGGCCCGAGTCGATGAGGACGTAGTCGTACTCGTCGATCGCGTCGAGAGCGAGGCGCAGATTGAGGATGCCCCCCGGATTGCCCGGCAAGATGACTTCGAGTTCCGCGAGCTCGATGCTGGAGGGAATCAAGTGCATGCCGTGCACTTCGATCGGCTCGGGAAGAGGCGCTTCGTGCGCGGCGGCGTGGTAGACCGTGCGGTCCAACGGTGCGTCCATAACTCCGAGCGACTCGCTCAGGGTGCTTTGCGGGTCGGTGTCAATGAGAAGGACGCGCTTGTCGTAGTGGCGGGCGAGGGCGTACCCTACCTCGCGCACGACGTAGCTTTTTCCCGCGCCTCCGACGAAGTTAAATGCCGTCAGACGTTGCATGTTCATCCAGAATACCGAAGTTCGTCGGCTTTGTTACAACGTTGTAACAAGCTCGCGCCGCCCACGGAACGTCGGCTTCGACGAAGCGCGTCCAACTCCGTTTCTCAGGCGAATTCGCTGGGCTCCGGGCACGATTCGTGGTAGGCATGGACTACCAATACTTCCAGGCCATCCGCCTTCGAGGAGACGAATGAAAAAGTTGCTCGCCCTGATCGCCCTCATCGTCACGTGCTTCGCCGCCGCCCAATCCTCACAAGCGACCAACATTGTCGGTAGGCCACTCTGCCTTCTCGATCAAGGCAACGTCGACATCCAGATCAACGACAAGGCGTTCCTCTTCGCCGACGCCGCCAAACAGCTCGACGAGCTCCTCCGCGCCCATCTCGCCGCGCGGCACGTTCCCCTGACGGACGCCAACTGCAGCCAAGGCAATCACGTCACCGCCACGATCCTCGTCACCGACGCCCTCGAAGGCTACCGAGCGTACAGCGTGCAACTCTACGTCGAGAACATCGCTATGAGCTCCCTGAGGGCTCCACGAATCTGGAACAAGAGCACCCTTCTTCTCGCCAAGCACACCCCGAACGACGCCCTCACCATGCTTCGCGACGCCTTGACCGCGATGATCGATACGCTGGCGGCCGACTACGCCAGCACGACCAAGTAATCCCGGCCGTCCAGAGACGACGAGAAAGAGCGGCAGGAGGGAAGCTTGCCATGAACCAACCGAACGCCTTCGTACTCGGGCAACCGTCCATTCCACGCCTCACCGACGCGACCGAATCCAGGAGGCCACCCCGGTAGCGTTCTTGTCCTCAGCCCGAGACACGTTCTATTTGAAGCGGACGCCAGCGACGAAGAGCTTCTGCAACGACACGGCACTAACGACGAAGCGCGAGAAGCGACCTTCACGGCAACTTCAAGTTGTGAACTCAGGAATCGTCTCGGCGTAGCGAACGAGGCGGTAATGTACGAAGAAAGGCCCCCGATTCGACACCTTACAGGAGATCGGCATGACGAAACACAGCACGACAAAGCCCGCCCCTCGTCTCACCGTCGTCATCACCTACACCGACACTCCCCCCAGGTTCGACATTCGTATCGAACTCGTGACCCCCGGCGAATCCTGAAGAGGCAAGAAATCAAGGACGAAGCTCTCTGCTCGAACGGTGCTGCAGGAGAGAACTCTCCATTGCTTTCCAGCGCTTCTCAGAACGGCTCGGCTGAGCGTGGCCGTCGCGCCAGCACCGCGAAGCGAAGGGCGAGAAGCAACAGCACGCCCACGTACCCCGCCACCGCCGACCACCCTCCGGCCGACCAGAACAACCCTCCGGACAGCCCGACGATACTGGACCCCAGGTAATACGCCAGCAAGTACAGCGCCGATGCGTGGCCACGATGCGAAGGCGCGACGAGGCCAACCCAGCCGCTCACCACGGCGTGCGTGACGAAGAAGCCGCAAGTCATCAGAATGACGCCCAGCACGACGGCTGTCAGCGGAGCGGCCAGCGTCATGAGCAAGCCGAGCAGCGACGTCAACACCCCGAAGATCACCACCTTTGCGCGCCCGAATCGGTCCGCCACTGCGCCGCTCAGGGGTGACGCGACCACGCCGAACAGGTACGCCGCGAACAGCAAGCTCATTTGCGCGTGGCTGAGGTGGTAGGGCGTGACGGTCAAGCGAAATCCCAGATAATTGAAGACGGCGACGAAGACTCCGAGGTTCAGGAATCCCAGCACGAACAACGGTTGAAGGAGTTCGAAGGACAGGTGTTGCCACCAGATGCGGACGTGATCGCCGAGACGTGTTTCCGTGCGACGGTCGGCGCGTGGCGTGGCGGGCAGCAACCATCGAAACCCCACGGCGGCGAGGAGGCACGTACCCGCCAGAACCGCGAGCGCCACGCGCCACGAAGTCACTTCCATCATCGCGCCCACGCCGACGCGGCCGATCATCCCGCCGAAGGCCGTGCCGCCCACGTAGACGCCCATGGCGCGTCCCAAGGCGCGTGAGTCGATCACTTCTGCCAAAGCGGCCATCGCGACGGCCGGGACACCGCCCAGCACCAGTCCGACGGCGGCGCGCGCGAGCAGCACGAGCGGCCAGGTGGGCGCGAGGCTGACGGCCACGGTAAGCAGGGCGGCGCCGACCATCGACGTGAACAGAACGGAGCGACGAGTGAAGCGGTCCGCGACGGCGCTCATGAGGAGGATCGCGAAGGCGAGCAGACCAGTCGTGACGGAAAGCGCCAAGGCGCTCTGCGTGGGACTGACGTGGTAGGCGACGGTGAATTGAGTGAGCAGAGGTTGCGCACAATAGATCAGCGAGAACGACGCGAATCCGACGAGAAAGAATGCCACGCTCACCCGCTGGTAAGCTCGGGTTCCCGGAAGGGCGAGAGGAGCGATACTGCTCGGCGCGCTCGGACGACGTGCGCTTGTCGTGGAGGTGGGCGTCCTCGGCAGCATGCGGTCAATCTAGCCCCACGTCCACGCGGCGTCCAATCGACGGATGCTCAAAGGCGTGTGGTTCTCGCCTGACCAACTTGCGCTTCCACATGACGAGGGGAGCGAATCTGCAAATTATCGGCGGCACGGGAAGCGGGAGCAACACCGGTGCGACTTGCTGCGGAGATGCCGGCGGGCCGATCTCGAACGACAACAAGGTCGTGTCCGTCAACTCCTTCGTCGTCAACCATTATGGCGCGGGCGCCGGGTTCAGCTTTCGAACGGATACGCAAGTTGCTCGGGATTTCCTGCGGCAGTACGTTGACCTCGACGCCGTCACCGCCCCGTGATCTCCTTCGCCGTATTTCAGCAACCCGATCTCCAACAGTCGAGGCCGGTGGAAAGGTACACGCGGCTTTCCACCGGCCTTCCTACGGGCTACCGGCGAGGTCCAGCAGGACGTGTCTCGAAATGCCTCCACCGCCTCGCCGACCTCGTCGGCGGCCCAACGAAGGTAGCGACCTCGTCCGACGGTGGAGAGGGACCGGGCAGAGGAGGGGAGAGCGAGCGCGGCTTTCGAAAGCTCGGCCTTCCGCCTTCGCGATCGAGCGGAGACGGAAGTTCAAGCAGCCGGGACGCTTCTCCATTCAATGCAAGGTGCTTGCGCATACACGAATTGCGCGGTATACTTTTAAGCATCAAGGTCGGCCGAGAGGCCGACCTTTTCATTGGCGCCGAGCAGCCCGAGCACGCGTGGCCCCTCCGCCTCGTCGCCGTCCTCGAGGTAGACGACTCCGACCTCGGGGGCGACCCTTGGAAACATCGACGCGTCGAGCGTCTGGGGTGCCAGAGAAAGGAGGCCCAGGCGTCTCCTTTCGACCTCGGCTCCTTCGCCTCACGACCAGGACCGTACCGAGAAGTTCGGGCTCGACGACGACGAACGACAACATGCACTCCCGGCCGATCGCCGCACGTCCGCGACTGCCTTGACTCGACTTCTCGGGAGCCGAGCACGGGCGACGTTCAGGCACCTGTGACCGGCTCACGGGAAGTCAAGCCTTCTCCCATTCGGAAGAGCGGCGTCATGGCGTCGGTTCGACGAGAGTCGTGCGCCGAGCGCAGCCAGTCGAGCGACAGTCGGCCGCTGAACGGGGCGAGTCCGAACAGCACGTCGGCGACGCCTTGTCCTTCGGTACCGGGAAGCCAAGCGGCGACGAGCGCGTCCCACGCCTGCAACTGCTCGGTGATGACCAGTGGCCGTCCGGACAGCAGCACGACCACCAGCCGTTCGCAGCGAGCTCGCACCCGCTCGATCACGTCGAGATGCTCGGGGCGAAGGCCGAGGTCGGCGCGGTCGCCCATGCCTTCGGCGTAGGGCTCTTCCGCCACGACGACCACGCCGACGCGGTAGTCACGCGTGACGTCGCCGTTGGCGCTGTAGAACACACGGTCGTGGCCGGCCGTGGCGCGAATCGCTTCCAAGAGAGTCGTTCCCGAGGTGGTGGCACCGCGTCCGCCCATCCAGCTGATCGTCCACCCGCCGCATTGCGCGCCGAGGTCGTCGGCGTCCGCGCCCGCCACGAGGATGTCCTCACCCGCCGGGTCGAGCGGCAAGACGTCACCTTCGTTCTTGAGCAGTACGAGCGACTTTCGGACCGCTTCGCGCGCGAGCTCGCGGTGGGCGGCGCAACCCACGACGTTCAGTAGGCCTTCGTCGGTGTGAGGTCGTTCGAACAAGCCGAGCGCGACCTTCGCTGTTAGAATGCGCCGCACCGCGTCGTCGACGCGAGCCTCCTCGACTTGACCCGCCTGCACGGCCCGCTTGAGGCTGGTGATGAAGCGCTCGTAATCGAACGGCACCATCACCATGTCGACGCCCGCGTTGATGGATTGCGCCACGCAGGCGTCGTAGTCGGCTGACAGCTGATCGATGCCCGCCCAGTCGCTCACCACGAATCCCTGGAAGTTCAGCTCG
This genomic interval carries:
- a CDS encoding ParB/RepB/Spo0J family partition protein, whose product is MSTKSKRTLDRKGVFASIIGDVGREAPSEVVNVLVDDLKPMPNQPRRHFDEAALEELAASLKARGVLQPLLARKTSGGYEIVAGERRWRAARRAGLTEVPVLVRELDDRAALEVAIVENLQRADLDPVDRTDATARLIATRLDVPTEQVPARLSALRASLRKGETATDDAARDLATLERLFEVIGGTWQTYLVHHLPILKFPEDVLAAMRGGLDYTKGRLIASTPDEARRAELLALAASGASLEDIKRAAAREAPPSDVPEQVRRVQSALRRWDRVAALPPKKRQAVESLLAKLDALLVDS
- a CDS encoding glycoside hydrolase family 3 protein — encoded protein: MPQHPLTFDQQQFVEELLGRMTLDEKIGQMTQPEKNSVKPGDVARLALGSVLSGGGGNPEENTPRGWRAMVTRFIDEAQQSRLRIPLLYGVDAVHGHNNVVGATIFPHNIGLGATRDADLVRRVGRATALEVAATNVRWSFAPAVSVPQDVRWGRTYEGYSQDPNVVSELAVALVRGFEGDGWNSGTSVLPSVKHFVADAATTWGTSRRVDRATLDVDRTLAIAQMGQDFVELIDLGAWQIDQGDADIDEETLREVHLPPYRAAIEAGALNVMASYSSWRGLKLHGHRFLLTDVLKGELNFQGFVVSDWAGIDQLSADYDACVAQSINAGVDMVMVPFDYERFITSLKRAVQAGQVEEARVDDAVRRILTAKVALGLFERPHTDEGLLNVVGCAAHRELAREAVRKSLVLLKNEGDVLPLDPAGEDILVAGADADDLGAQCGGWTISWMGGRGATTSGTTLLEAIRATAGHDRVFYSANGDVTRDYRVGVVVVAEEPYAEGMGDRADLGLRPEHLDVIERVRARCERLVVVLLSGRPLVITEQLQAWDALVAAWLPGTEGQGVADVLFGLAPFSGRLSLDWLRSAHDSRRTDAMTPLFRMGEGLTSREPVTGA
- a CDS encoding ParA family protein, with amino-acid sequence MQRLTAFNFVGGAGKSYVVREVGYALARHYDKRVLLIDTDPQSTLSESLGVMDAPLDRTVYHAAAHEAPLPEPIEVHGMHLIPSSIELAELEVILPGNPGGILNLRLALDAIDEYDYVLIDSGPSLGQLSALACIAADRLIVPVPVNWKGIKGLATVDAMAKKYRKLSPALAVGLYVPTVYDSRTQHARAVLEALQAQLTPLASPMSYRPMVNDAQAAGEPVGLFAPNSPADHEIRRTAQELVTAVEGARVH
- a CDS encoding MFS transporter — its product is MLPRTPTSTTSARRPSAPSSIAPLALPGTRAYQRVSVAFFLVGFASFSLIYCAQPLLTQFTVAYHVSPTQSALALSVTTGLLAFAILLMSAVADRFTRRSVLFTSMVGAALLTVAVSLAPTWPLVLLARAAVGLVLGGVPAVAMAALAEVIDSRALGRAMGVYVGGTAFGGMIGRVGVGAMMEVTSWRVALAVLAGTCLLAAVGFRWLLPATPRADRRTETRLGDHVRIWWQHLSFELLQPLFVLGFLNLGVFVAVFNYLGFRLTVTPYHLSHAQMSLLFAAYLFGVVASPLSGAVADRFGRAKVVIFGVLTSLLGLLMTLAAPLTAVVLGVILMTCGFFVTHAVVSGWVGLVAPSHRGHASALYLLAYYLGSSIVGLSGGLFWSAGGWSAVAGYVGVLLLLALRFAVLARRPRSAEPF